A stretch of the Sulfurospirillum tamanense genome encodes the following:
- a CDS encoding peptidylprolyl isomerase: MKVMKIAFLIVALALGAWARTAVLHTSQGDIVVELFPQIAPKAVENFVGLAQKNYYDNTVFHRVIKGFMIQGGDPTASGRGGVSLWGEPFEDEFRPNVVFDRPGILAMANAGPNSNGSQFFITTVPTPWLNGRHTLFGEVVEGMDVVRKIERTAVGQRDRPVENQTILSITIK; encoded by the coding sequence ATGAAAGTAATGAAAATAGCCTTTTTGATAGTGGCATTGGCATTGGGCGCGTGGGCGCGCACGGCGGTACTTCACACAAGCCAAGGAGACATTGTGGTCGAATTGTTTCCGCAGATTGCACCCAAAGCGGTAGAGAATTTTGTGGGTTTGGCGCAAAAGAACTATTATGACAATACTGTATTTCACCGTGTGATTAAAGGGTTTATGATTCAAGGTGGCGACCCAACCGCATCAGGTCGTGGTGGTGTTTCCCTATGGGGAGAGCCTTTTGAAGATGAGTTTCGTCCTAATGTTGTCTTTGATCGTCCGGGTATTTTAGCCATGGCAAATGCGGGCCCTAACAGCAATGGAAGCCAGTTTTTCATCACCACCGTTCCCACCCCATGGCTCAACGGCCGCCACACGCTTTTTGGGGAAGTGGTTGAGGGGATGGATGTGGTGCGCAAAATCGAACGTACTGCCGTAGGTCAAAGGGACCGCCCTGTTGAAAACCAAACAATTCTTAGTATTACAATTAAATAG
- a CDS encoding response regulator has protein sequence MDLDSLKECVVLYVEDEASAREQTCLILADFVKEVVVAKDGKEGLEKALEREFDVIITDIMMPQLDGIAMVRALREEHHQTTPVIITTAFTETAYLIEAIRLRVEGFITKPLNIKELINALYSAVLPKIQDKKLQGCAHVVEALSALIGGKKIAILRYMIDRRDQNNVFHGAYHEIMEEVGVSKPTVVNMFKQMIAAGILEKVKNKVYRFKQSELIGKEEA, from the coding sequence ATGGATTTAGATAGCCTAAAAGAGTGCGTGGTGCTATACGTGGAAGACGAAGCTAGCGCACGGGAGCAAACGTGCTTGATTTTGGCAGATTTTGTCAAAGAGGTCGTGGTTGCAAAGGACGGCAAAGAGGGTCTTGAAAAAGCCTTAGAGCGCGAGTTTGATGTGATTATTACTGACATTATGATGCCCCAGCTTGATGGTATTGCGATGGTGCGTGCTTTGCGTGAAGAGCACCACCAAACAACACCCGTGATTATCACCACTGCCTTTACAGAAACCGCGTATTTGATAGAGGCCATTCGGTTGAGAGTGGAAGGATTTATCACAAAACCTCTGAATATCAAAGAGCTCATCAACGCTCTTTATTCGGCTGTTTTGCCTAAAATTCAAGATAAAAAGCTTCAAGGGTGTGCTCACGTAGTAGAAGCACTTTCAGCACTCATTGGTGGAAAAAAAATAGCCATTTTACGCTACATGATTGACCGTCGGGATCAAAACAACGTCTTTCACGGCGCGTACCATGAGATTATGGAAGAAGTGGGGGTGAGTAAGCCTACGGTGGTAAATATGTTTAAACAAATGATAGCAGCAGGAATTTTGGAAAAAGTGAAAAACAAAGTGTACCGTTTTAAGCAAAGTGAACTTATAGGAAAGGAAGAGGCATGA
- a CDS encoding sensor histidine kinase yields the protein MSKWYMSVLSSFQAMSVPRKTTLLFMILVSGMLLVGSFAHLGLSRMKYEFDILYSKYTLPMIQLENLKDVYTVNILDTLREIEANEVGVRDGKRVIELAQELVHRSWREYKGSLEADEGDWMVRVFRNLGLTSDEGREAIPLALKQDLVFRTEERIARVNGILEAMFEHFEKYETQKAFMLLRESLYPAIHSVNIHLTQLIDFSLEAANGGKRRTEQVYTTTFEWIIAGVVLAIIVAALFAAVILQHIRALYANLEKTVEEKTKELVKLNEGLEKRIAEEIEQSRQKDEIMYRQSRLAAMGEMIGNIAHQWRQPLNALALLVQSFQTKQMHGKLDEAFVDAQVAQGVMLANSMSKTIDDFRNYFHTGREKGVFNLCENINHTVAMMRDFYAKDAIEISLTCKGACQAFGYANEFSQVIMNLFSNAKDALEKREGKRWIVVEITQEEAYSCVGIIDNGGGIPLEVLERMFDPYFTTKHQASGTGIGLYMSKQIIENQMQGTIRASNTTYFFKGKEYPSCAKIEIKIPTGEIPIKGQ from the coding sequence ATGAGTAAATGGTATATGAGCGTATTATCCTCTTTTCAAGCCATGAGTGTACCGCGCAAAACAACCCTTTTGTTTATGATTTTGGTGAGTGGGATGTTGCTTGTAGGGAGTTTTGCTCACTTAGGGCTTAGTCGCATGAAGTACGAATTTGACATTTTATACAGCAAATACACCTTGCCCATGATTCAGCTTGAAAACCTTAAAGACGTCTACACGGTCAACATCCTTGACACCTTGCGCGAGATTGAAGCCAATGAAGTTGGTGTGCGGGACGGTAAGCGGGTAATAGAACTGGCCCAAGAGTTGGTGCACCGCAGTTGGCGGGAATACAAGGGAAGTTTAGAGGCGGACGAGGGCGATTGGATGGTACGTGTGTTTCGTAATTTGGGGTTAACCTCTGATGAGGGTAGAGAAGCCATCCCTTTAGCGCTTAAGCAAGATTTAGTGTTTCGCACAGAAGAGCGCATCGCGCGCGTTAACGGAATCTTGGAGGCTATGTTTGAGCACTTTGAAAAGTATGAAACACAAAAAGCTTTTATGCTGTTACGTGAATCCCTTTATCCTGCGATTCATTCGGTCAACATCCACCTTACCCAACTCATCGATTTTTCCCTAGAAGCGGCCAATGGGGGTAAGCGACGTACTGAACAAGTTTACACCACCACTTTTGAATGGATTATTGCAGGAGTTGTGCTCGCGATTATTGTAGCAGCTTTGTTTGCCGCGGTTATCTTGCAACACATACGTGCCTTGTATGCCAATTTGGAAAAAACTGTCGAAGAAAAAACAAAAGAATTGGTGAAGCTAAACGAGGGTCTTGAAAAACGCATCGCCGAAGAAATTGAGCAAAGCCGCCAAAAAGATGAGATTATGTACCGTCAGTCACGCCTTGCGGCCATGGGTGAAATGATAGGCAACATTGCCCACCAATGGCGCCAGCCTCTTAATGCCTTGGCCTTGCTTGTCCAAAGTTTTCAAACCAAGCAGATGCATGGGAAGTTGGATGAAGCTTTTGTGGATGCACAAGTGGCCCAGGGGGTCATGCTTGCCAACAGCATGTCAAAAACGATTGATGATTTTCGCAACTATTTTCACACCGGCAGAGAAAAAGGGGTTTTTAACCTTTGTGAAAACATCAACCATACTGTCGCAATGATGCGTGATTTTTATGCTAAAGATGCCATTGAAATTTCCCTTACATGTAAAGGTGCCTGCCAAGCATTTGGATACGCTAATGAATTTTCGCAAGTTATCATGAACCTCTTTTCTAACGCCAAAGACGCTCTTGAAAAAAGAGAAGGCAAGCGGTGGATTGTGGTGGAGATTACCCAGGAAGAGGCGTACAGTTGCGTTGGAATTATCGACAATGGCGGAGGAATTCCCCTTGAAGTGTTAGAGCGCATGTTTGATCCTTATTTTACCACCAAGCACCAAGCTAGTGGCACGGGAATTGGATTGTACATGTCTAAACAAATCATTGAAAACCAGATGCAAGGCACCATTCGTGCCTCAAATACAACCTATTTTTTTAAGGGAAAAGAGTATCCATCGTGCGCAAAGATAGAGATAAAAATTCCAACAGGTGAAATACCAATAAAAGGACAATAA
- a CDS encoding ABC transporter substrate-binding protein, which translates to MKQLIFVLSLAFFSLWLVFRHYDTYQENEIRLGMSAALSGDLGGLGQSFYQGADAYFKDLNAKGGVHGRTIRLIAKDDQYEPKITLENVEDLIKNEHVFALFGVVGTPTVESILPLVHAYETPLIAPVTGASFLRNPYDPLILNVRKGYHQEIKALLSHLIDEKGFGRIAVFYQNDSFGHGGLHSVKELLKERGMRLVGEGSYKRNTLAVGHAIYELEATHPDAVIMIGAARPVVEFIRRSVTTSLSRATKAIVSFASAQTIMIDLQCVASNLIFSQVVPLPWNEGEALERYRQSMERHYSKASVGFASLEGYLAAQETAQLFASLGPRFSKKAFIKAMATQVSKQRNLKKEESHCGCLEKVYITQYRNEAFEVVSNE; encoded by the coding sequence ATGAAACAGCTTATTTTCGTCCTCAGCCTTGCCTTTTTTTCGTTATGGTTGGTATTTCGCCACTACGATACCTACCAAGAAAATGAAATACGCCTAGGCATGTCTGCGGCCCTCTCGGGCGACCTTGGTGGGCTTGGCCAAAGCTTTTACCAAGGGGCAGACGCTTATTTTAAAGACCTTAATGCCAAAGGTGGCGTGCATGGACGAACCATTAGACTCATTGCTAAAGATGACCAGTATGAACCAAAAATTACCCTTGAAAACGTAGAAGATTTAATCAAAAATGAGCACGTATTTGCCTTGTTTGGAGTGGTGGGAACGCCTACTGTTGAGTCAATTTTGCCTTTAGTACACGCTTATGAGACCCCGCTTATTGCCCCTGTTACTGGGGCTTCATTTTTGCGCAACCCGTATGACCCTTTGATTTTAAATGTACGCAAAGGGTACCATCAGGAAATTAAAGCATTGCTCTCTCATTTGATTGATGAAAAGGGTTTTGGGCGCATCGCCGTGTTTTACCAAAACGACAGCTTTGGACATGGGGGATTGCATTCGGTGAAAGAGTTGCTCAAAGAGCGCGGAATGCGCTTGGTGGGAGAGGGGAGTTACAAACGCAACACACTGGCCGTGGGCCATGCCATCTATGAGCTTGAAGCCACTCACCCTGATGCGGTGATTATGATTGGCGCAGCGCGACCGGTGGTTGAATTCATTCGGCGTTCTGTGACCACATCATTGAGCCGCGCTACCAAGGCAATCGTCTCTTTTGCTTCGGCTCAGACGATTATGATTGATTTGCAGTGCGTGGCCTCTAATTTGATTTTTTCTCAAGTCGTACCCTTGCCATGGAATGAAGGGGAAGCATTGGAGCGTTACCGTCAAAGCATGGAGCGCCACTACTCTAAAGCGTCTGTTGGATTTGCCTCTTTGGAAGGGTATCTTGCGGCACAAGAAACAGCACAGCTGTTTGCCTCTCTTGGTCCACGTTTTAGCAAAAAAGCCTTTATAAAAGCCATGGCAACACAGGTGTCAAAACAGCGTAATTTAAAGAAGGAAGAAAGCCATTGCGGATGTTTAGAAAAAGTCTACATTACCCAATACCGCAACGAAGCTTTTGAGGTGGTGAGTAATGAGTAA
- a CDS encoding exodeoxyribonuclease III — protein MKLFSWNVNGIRAIAKKDALLHVEALEPDILCFQEIKAEKEQIPPLFSTAFLETHINPALKKGYSGTMTLSNRAFTKTDTALHIDHTHEGRILEHHFDDVALFNVYFPNGQQSEERLAHKLKFYKDFLAYCEALRAQGKSIIICGDVNTAHREIDLTNPKANAGTSGFLPIERAWIDALLGLGYIDTFRHVHGEVKEVYSWWSYRFGARMKNIGWRIDYFFVSEDLKDALEDAFILDHITGSDHCPVGISIDL, from the coding sequence ATGAAACTTTTTTCATGGAATGTCAACGGAATCCGCGCTATTGCAAAAAAAGATGCCCTTTTACATGTAGAGGCTTTGGAGCCAGATATCCTCTGTTTTCAAGAAATTAAGGCGGAAAAAGAGCAAATACCGCCGCTGTTCTCCACCGCTTTTTTAGAAACCCACATTAACCCCGCGCTCAAAAAAGGGTACTCGGGCACCATGACGCTCAGCAACCGCGCCTTTACCAAAACCGATACCGCCTTGCACATCGACCACACCCACGAAGGGCGCATTTTAGAGCACCATTTTGACGATGTGGCGCTGTTTAATGTCTACTTCCCCAACGGCCAACAAAGCGAAGAACGCCTCGCCCACAAGCTAAAATTTTATAAAGATTTTCTCGCCTACTGCGAAGCCTTACGCGCACAAGGAAAAAGCATCATCATCTGTGGCGATGTGAACACAGCCCACCGCGAAATCGACCTTACCAACCCAAAAGCAAATGCGGGCACGTCTGGCTTTTTGCCCATTGAACGGGCGTGGATTGACGCGCTACTTGGCCTTGGCTACATCGACACCTTTCGGCACGTGCATGGGGAAGTGAAAGAGGTCTACTCGTGGTGGTCGTACCGTTTTGGCGCGCGGATGAAAAACATCGGGTGGCGGATTGATTATTTTTTTGTTTCTGAAGATTTAAAAGACGCCCTTGAAGATGCCTTTATCCTCGACCACATCACAGGGTCCGACCACTGCCCTGTGGGGATTTCCATTGACTTGTAA
- a CDS encoding class I SAM-dependent methyltransferase translates to MTCKCCGANTKAFYGDYFRCLTCKAIFLHPSHHLSFEAEKTHYAFHENRLENEGYVRMFEQFLTFVDGFDPYDEHVLDFGCGPSPVLAHLLQTSANTVRYFDPYFFPDTAYTSHQYDLITSTEVFEHLANPNAVLAHLASLLAPKGHLALMTHFHYDDPERFAAWWYPKDPTHITFYTPYTFEVMGAKTGLHVKGHNGKNVIVLTKN, encoded by the coding sequence TTGACTTGTAAGTGCTGCGGGGCAAATACAAAAGCATTTTACGGAGACTATTTTCGCTGCCTTACATGTAAAGCCATTTTTCTTCACCCAAGCCATCACCTCTCCTTTGAAGCTGAAAAAACCCACTATGCCTTTCATGAAAATCGCCTTGAAAACGAAGGCTATGTGCGCATGTTTGAGCAGTTTTTAACCTTTGTGGACGGCTTTGACCCTTACGACGAGCACGTGTTGGATTTTGGCTGTGGGCCCAGCCCTGTGCTAGCCCACTTGCTCCAAACATCCGCTAACACCGTCCGCTATTTTGACCCCTATTTTTTTCCAGATACTGCCTATACTTCCCACCAATACGACCTCATCACCTCCACAGAAGTGTTTGAACATCTCGCTAACCCTAATGCTGTGTTAGCCCACCTTGCCAGTTTACTTGCCCCCAAGGGCCACCTTGCCTTGATGACCCATTTTCACTACGATGACCCTGAACGTTTTGCCGCGTGGTGGTACCCCAAAGACCCTACCCATATCACCTTTTACACGCCCTACACTTTTGAAGTGATGGGAGCAAAAACGGGCTTACATGTAAAGGGCCACAACGGTAAAAATGTAATCGTTTTGACAAAAAATTAG
- a CDS encoding malate synthase G — protein MHTVGKLTIDPLLYAFAEHELLPKLGITSACFWGNFEVLLHRFTDANALALKERDTLQTQIDQWHLSNPNPKTQKAFLQDLGYLLPPPAPFSIQTQHLDPEVSVLYGPQLVVPGDNARYILNAANARWSSLLDALYGTDMVSSTGDLAPQKTYNPLRGEAVFEEVFGFLDTHFPLEKGTFSQVSGIFIREGTLHLALAEGKHTCLQNNAGFAGYQGSQETPSAVYLCHHGLHVMLRLDPTHPIGKTNAAGICDVLLEAALSAIVDFEDSVAAVDAQDKTHLYRNYLGLMRGDLSASFEAKGKHITRTLAPDFPLTTPEGTSTFLKGRALLLVRNVGLHMETDAVLFEGKPIFEGMLDGYLCVACALHDRTQNRNSTQGSIYIVKPKCHGPKEIALVCDFFEAVEKAFNLPLHTVKLGIMDEERRTSVNLAHCINAAKERVFFINTGFLDRTGDEIHTCMKRGPVLSKEGLKKASWLGAYEAQNVAIGLASGFGGRAQIGKGMWTLTEKMRRMVEEKIAHVQSGASTAWVPSPVAACLHALHYHAVDVSHVQKTHKHGGDFLEALLTPPLLESPLSEEVKQHELENAVQSILGYVVRWVDQGIGCSKVLDRNNEALMEDRATLRISSQLLANWLHHGLISKPQTEEAFEKMAVVVDAQNADDPKYRSLLRSNAFAMHAAKALVYEGATQPNGYTEFILHAWRKRAKGA, from the coding sequence ATGCATACTGTTGGAAAGTTAACCATCGATCCTCTTCTTTACGCCTTTGCCGAACACGAACTTCTGCCAAAACTTGGCATTACTAGTGCCTGTTTTTGGGGAAATTTTGAAGTGCTTTTGCACCGTTTTACGGACGCCAACGCCCTAGCTCTAAAAGAACGCGACACTTTGCAAACACAAATCGACCAATGGCACCTTTCTAATCCCAACCCAAAAACCCAAAAAGCGTTTTTGCAAGACCTTGGTTATTTACTCCCGCCCCCTGCTCCCTTTTCTATCCAAACCCAACACCTTGACCCCGAGGTTTCTGTTTTGTACGGCCCTCAACTTGTCGTCCCAGGAGATAACGCGCGCTATATTCTTAACGCCGCTAATGCCAGATGGAGCAGTTTGCTCGATGCTCTTTATGGCACAGATATGGTATCAAGCACGGGCGATTTGGCACCGCAAAAGACCTATAATCCCTTACGTGGTGAAGCTGTTTTTGAGGAAGTCTTTGGGTTTTTGGACACTCATTTTCCCCTTGAAAAAGGAACATTTAGCCAAGTAAGTGGGATTTTTATCCGCGAGGGTACGCTTCATCTTGCTTTGGCTGAAGGGAAACATACTTGTTTGCAAAACAACGCTGGGTTTGCAGGCTACCAAGGTAGTCAAGAAACCCCAAGTGCTGTGTATTTGTGCCACCATGGTTTGCATGTCATGCTTCGCCTAGACCCCACACACCCCATTGGCAAAACCAACGCTGCGGGAATTTGTGATGTGCTACTTGAAGCTGCACTCAGTGCCATTGTAGATTTTGAAGATTCTGTGGCTGCAGTGGATGCCCAAGACAAAACCCACCTCTACCGCAATTATTTGGGGCTCATGCGCGGGGATTTATCGGCCTCTTTTGAAGCCAAGGGCAAACACATTACGCGCACATTGGCGCCTGATTTTCCCCTCACAACACCTGAGGGCACATCGACTTTTCTCAAGGGACGCGCACTTTTGTTGGTGCGTAATGTAGGGTTACACATGGAAACAGACGCGGTGTTGTTTGAAGGAAAGCCTATTTTTGAGGGGATGCTAGATGGGTATTTGTGCGTAGCGTGTGCCTTACACGACCGAACACAAAACCGCAACAGCACCCAAGGGAGCATCTATATCGTCAAGCCAAAGTGTCATGGGCCCAAAGAGATTGCCTTGGTGTGTGATTTCTTTGAAGCAGTTGAAAAGGCATTTAACCTCCCTCTTCATACGGTCAAACTAGGCATCATGGACGAAGAACGGCGCACCAGCGTCAACCTAGCCCACTGCATCAACGCAGCCAAAGAACGGGTCTTTTTCATCAACACAGGCTTCCTTGACCGCACAGGCGATGAAATCCACACCTGCATGAAACGCGGCCCTGTGCTTTCCAAAGAAGGGCTAAAAAAAGCCTCTTGGCTAGGTGCCTATGAAGCGCAAAATGTCGCCATAGGCCTTGCTAGCGGCTTTGGAGGACGGGCGCAAATTGGCAAAGGCATGTGGACGTTGACTGAAAAAATGCGACGTATGGTGGAGGAGAAGATTGCCCATGTCCAAAGCGGGGCCTCCACCGCGTGGGTGCCTTCCCCTGTGGCGGCTTGTTTACACGCGCTCCATTACCACGCCGTAGATGTATCGCACGTGCAAAAAACCCACAAACACGGTGGAGACTTTTTAGAAGCCTTGCTTACACCGCCCCTGCTGGAGAGTCCTTTAAGCGAGGAGGTTAAACAACATGAGTTAGAAAATGCCGTTCAAAGCATCCTAGGTTACGTGGTGCGGTGGGTGGATCAGGGTATCGGGTGTTCCAAAGTCCTTGACCGCAACAACGAAGCCCTCATGGAAGACCGCGCCACCTTGCGCATCAGCTCCCAACTTCTTGCCAACTGGCTCCATCATGGGCTTATTTCCAAACCCCAAACCGAAGAAGCCTTTGAGAAAATGGCAGTCGTCGTGGACGCACAAAACGCGGATGACCCCAAGTACCGCTCATTGCTTCGGTCCAACGCCTTTGCCATGCACGCGGCCAAAGCCTTGGTGTACGAGGGCGCTACCCAGCCCAACGGTTATACTGAGTTTATCTTGCACGCGTGGCGAAAACGGGCCAAAGGCGCCTAA
- a CDS encoding rhodanese-like domain-containing protein: MRKMIIALTLLLAAGSALADDVAFDRIFQTKLKEARAQATLLLVDALFQKIQRKESFVLLDIRDKEEVEHTGAPVWEKYLHVSRGRLELSLVGLGLDVEEEVVVMCRNSIRSFLAAQTLREYGFKRVLVLDKGMDGWVGRGYPTHKPF, from the coding sequence ATGCGTAAAATGATAATAGCACTGACGCTCTTGCTAGCGGCTGGTAGTGCATTGGCTGATGATGTGGCCTTTGATCGCATTTTTCAAACCAAACTCAAAGAGGCGCGGGCTCAAGCAACACTTCTTCTAGTGGATGCGCTGTTTCAAAAAATACAACGTAAAGAGTCCTTTGTATTGTTAGATATACGTGATAAAGAAGAGGTGGAGCACACAGGTGCACCTGTGTGGGAAAAGTATTTACATGTAAGCCGCGGGAGATTGGAATTGTCCCTTGTGGGACTTGGTCTTGATGTGGAAGAAGAGGTGGTGGTGATGTGTCGCAATAGTATCCGTTCTTTTTTGGCGGCACAAACGCTCAGGGAGTACGGCTTTAAACGTGTGTTGGTGCTCGATAAAGGGATGGACGGTTGGGTTGGAAGAGGGTATCCAACCCACAAGCCCTTTTAG
- a CDS encoding ferritin family protein: MNVYEYAMKVEEEGEKYYRDLAQKTDDAGLKQVLTMLADEEVKHYATFEAMLKGASLPTQPTVDIFKGAKTIFQKMKVTNPTASFTKEQTDFYSHALALEEKSYALYVEKAALLENAEEKAAFLRIAEEEKQHAALLENLIDYITYPERWIEDAEFNRLDETRARL, translated from the coding sequence ATGAATGTTTACGAATACGCCATGAAGGTTGAAGAAGAGGGAGAGAAGTACTACCGAGATTTGGCCCAAAAAACAGACGATGCTGGCCTTAAGCAAGTTTTGACGATGCTTGCTGATGAAGAAGTGAAGCATTATGCGACTTTTGAAGCCATGCTAAAAGGGGCGTCCTTGCCAACGCAGCCTACAGTAGATATTTTCAAAGGGGCAAAAACTATTTTTCAAAAAATGAAAGTGACTAATCCCACGGCTTCTTTCACAAAAGAACAAACCGATTTTTATTCACATGCATTAGCCTTGGAAGAAAAAAGTTACGCTTTGTATGTTGAAAAAGCAGCGCTTTTAGAAAACGCGGAAGAAAAAGCGGCATTTTTGCGCATTGCTGAAGAAGAAAAACAACACGCGGCCTTGCTTGAAAACCTCATTGACTATATCACTTATCCAGAGCGCTGGATTGAAGATGCGGAATTTAACCGCTTGGATGAAACCCGTGCGCGCCTGTAG